Part of the Nicotiana sylvestris chromosome 2, ASM39365v2, whole genome shotgun sequence genome, TTTGGTCTTTCCTCACTATGATGCCCTTGTCATTACTTTGTGCATCTTAGATACTGATGTAAAACGTATTATGGTTGATGATGGAAGCGGCGCATACATCATCCACACTCGAGTTCTCACATAAATGAAGCTTGAGGATTGGATAGTGCCACGCTGCATCACACTGgcaggttttaacaatgcagttgagcaAACATCTGGTGAAATCACGTTGCCCGTCTTGACTGGCGGCATCACGCTTGAGACCACGTTCCACATTATGGACTAGAATACGGcgtacaacgccatcataggttGACCTTGGATACACGCCATCAAAGTCGTCCCCTCCAGCTTatatcaagttatcaaatttcccACCCCTTGTGGGTATTCATCATCCTAGGAGAGCAACGGACTGCCCGAGAATGTTACCGCATCGCCCAAGACTGCACATACACCTAACAATTTAAGGGCAAAGTCGAGGAGGCGTAGCAATTAACAAGGTCGGGGTCAGGTGGTAATAAAAAGGAAAGATGTTATTAGGGACCCCGAAATCATAGAAGCCACAGGGTCAACCATAGAAGACCTCGACCCCGTCCAACTCgattataacaacaacaacaagaaagcTTTCATCGGCCACAAACTCCACGAACCAACTAAATTTCGTCAATTCTTAAAAAGTAACATAGACCTGTTTGCTTTTTCCCATGCAAACATGCCAGGTATCCCAAGGGAGATAGAAACACATAATTTGAACGTCGACCCGTTCCACCCCCCGGTGAGACAAATCAGGTGGAAATTCAATGGCATCATAAATAACGCAGTTCGCGAAGAGGTAGAGAAGTTGTTGGAAAACGGCTCCATCAGGGAGTCGAAATATCCTCAATGGGTCGCCAAcgtggtcatggtgaaaaagaaaaacaggaaGTGGCGGATATGCGTGGACTTCACAAACCTAAACAAAGCCTTCCCGAAAGATTCGTTTCCACTTCCTTACATCGACCAACTCATTAACGCGATGACCGGGCACGAGCTTCTTAGCTTCCTAGACGCGTAATCGGGCTATAATCAGATCCTCATAGAAGAGGAAGACtaggagaagaccaccttcatCATTCATTAGGGAACGTACTGCTACAGAGTGATGCCTTTTAGACTGAAAAATGTAGGGGCGACTTATCAGAGGTTGGTGACAAAAATGTTCGAAGACCAGCTCGGCAAAACCATGGAAGTCTACAACGACGACATATTGGTCAAGTAGAAAAGGAAGGAGGATCACATCAACTACTTAAAAGAGGCTTTCGACATACTCAGACGATATGGTATGAAATTGAACCTCGAAAAGGGTGCCTTCGGAGTAACCTcgggaaagttccttggtttcctaGTATCACAAtgaggcatcgaggtcaaccctGACCAAATCAAAGCTACAAAAGGAATACCGGAGAACCTAACTAGTAAGAAACAAGTATAGAAGCTGACCGGCCGCATAGCCTCCctatcgaggttcatctcacgatCCCGATAGATGCCATAGATTTTTTAGCGTACTCAAAAAAGACAATGGACTCCAATGGAACTCTGAGTGTGTCAAAGCCTTGAAGGAATTAAAGGCGTACCTATCTTCACCCCTACTACTCGCCAAGGCAGAACCGGGTGAGCGTCTCCTCATCTACCTAGCCGTGTCTGATGTGGCCGAGAGTGCGGTCCTGTTCTaagaaaataaaggtacgcaatctcctatttattatattagcaaaaCTCAGGTTGACGCCGAAACAAGGTACCCATACCTCGAGAACCTAGCCCTGGCTTTGGTCGTAGCTTCACGGAAGCTTAAACCCTATTTCCAGTGTCACCCCATCTCGGTGGTCACGACCTTTCCCTTGAGGAATATTCTGCACAAACCCGAGCTGTCAGGCAGATTGGCCAAATGAGCCATAAAATTAAGTGAGCAGAATATAACCTTTCAACCACAAACAACAATAAAGTCGCAAGTGCTCGCCGACTTCAGCACAAAAATAATGcctgaagttgaaaaagaagctGCTTGTACGTCCCCTAAAATACACGATCTATGGGTATTGTATGCTGACAACACCTCTAACGCATTGGGATCAGGACTGGGACTCGTGCTCAAAGTCCTGACTTGAGAAGTAATTCTCTAGTCCATAAGATGCCCagatatgactaacaatgaggccgagtatgaggtcgTGATTGCAGGACTAAAATTAGCACTCAAGTATGGAGTGAAGCGAGTCGTCCTACGGTACGACTCTCAGCTCGTCGTCAATCAAGTCAcggggactttccaaatcaaggaacAAGACTGCAAAAATACTAGGCCGAGATCTTCAAGTTGTTACCCAAGTTCAATGAATGCCAGCTCAACCAAATCCCTTGAGCACAGAATATCGAAGTAGACAGCCACTAAAAGCATAACCGAATAAAGGAACGTGGTCACTTTTCTCCACTCGTCGATCGATCAAATCGAGGAATGAActataaacctaacttgggactggcacAATCGTATTATCACATATTTGCAAGACGACGTGCTCCCAGATGATAAAAGAGAATCCAAAAAGATTTGAATGCAAGAAGCCAGGTACAACGTCATCAACAATGACTTATATAAAAGAACCTATGGCGGCCCCCTCGCGAAATGCTTAGGCTCAAACTAGACACTACGTGTTTTGAAGGAGGTCCACGAGGGTCACTGCGGAGCCCATACCGGCAATTGAGCCCTAGTCAGATGCCTCATACGAGCAGGCTACTACTGGCCCAAAGTGAAGAAAGAGGACGCCGACTTCGTGTAAAAATGTGAACAATGCCAAAGATACGCCCCATGATCCATCAAGCAGGCGAGAACCTTCACTCAGTCACCTCGCCTTGGCCTTTCATCAAGTAGgtgatggacatcgtcggccccctcccagcaggatgaggtaatgtacgatttcttttagttttaactgactatttttcaaaGTGGGTGAAAGCAGGTGCATTCGCCAAAATACACGAGCAAGCAATGATCACCTTCATATGGAGGAATATCGTATGCCACTTCGGCCTCCCCAAAGAAATATGTTGTGACAACGGTCCCCAATTCACTAGAAAACGGATCGTCGAGTTCTTCGAGAAATGGCACATCAAAAGAATACTCTCCATGCCATATCATCCCGTGGGCAATGGACAATCGGAGTCCTCCAACAAGTTAATATTGAACATCATGAAGAAGAAGCTCGAGACGCTAAGGGACTATGGTTGGAGTTGCTGCCGaaagtgctatgggcataccgcacaatGCCAAAAGCGTGCACACGAGAAACACCATACTCGCTAGTCTATGGGACTGATGCAATAATACTGGTTGAGGTCGGAGAACCAGGTTTGAAGTACTCACACGAGAGCGGGCTGACTAACGACGAGAGAATGAGGCAAGACCTCGATGTGGTCAAAGAACAAAGAGACATGTCTTACATAAGGATGGTCGCTCAGAAACAACAGGCAGAGCGatactacaacaaaaaagccaAGATCAGATAGCTCAAAGTTGGGGACTACGTACTCAAAGCCAAAACACAGGCGAGCAAGGACACACGGGAAGGAAAGCTAGGGACTAATTGAGACAGCCCATACAAAATTACGGCGGAGGCAAGCAAAGGGTCGTTCCAACTAGAAATGATGGAAGTTAAACTACTGCCGAACAATTGGAACATCACCCACCTCAAGTACTTTAACTTCTAAGGAAAAATGTTCTCCAAgccgtactctttttccctcacctgaGTTTTATCCCAATTAGGTTTTctagtaaggtttttaatgaggcaacgagAAGGATATTTCGAAGTTAAGCGTGAGAAGGTGAGATTACCAGTTGGGAAAGTTGATTGCTCGGACCCTAAATACTTATTCAGGTCAAACAATAAATGGACTAGATAGATTAGGACTGGAATACCAGCCCGAAAAATGATTAAAATTCAATGTAAATATGCAAGAAAAGGATACAAACACACGATCTTCGCCTATGTCTCCACCAAGTTTTAACTCTAAACCAACCAATatactcacattcgacctcgttcaaattaattaaaagtcaacattcgacctcgctcgaatcgactcacaGTCGACTTCGTACAAATTATATAAGagtcaacattcgacctcgctcaaatcgACTCACAGTCGACCTCATTGGAATTAATTAAGAGTCAatattcaacctcgctcgaatcgactcacGTTCGAATTAACTAAGAGTAACATTCGAACTTGCTCAAattaactcacattcgacctcgctcgaattaactaaGACACTCACATTCGACCTAGTTCGAATTAACTAAGAGTactttcgacctcgctcgaattcaaCTTACATTCATCCTAACTCGAACTTGATTCACATAATAACCTCGTTCGAGTTAATTACGGCAATGTTCGACTTCACGCGAAGCAATCAAAGACACTCgatcatgttcgagctaacgcctACCAATATAATTCTTTTAATAAAGGCAACAAATTGAGGAGAATACCATGGAAAAAATAAGAGATTCAAAAATAAACAGCAAAAGTAGCATTCCAAAAGGTATCTTACAAGGGCCGAATAGATGCCcacagaaataaaaaaaaataaaagattaCAAAAAATACTTCTCAGCAGCATCACCCTCACCATCGTCCTTGCCATCGGAGTATTCGTCATCTTACCAGGCACCTAGCTCAAGCCCGTCCAAGTCATCTTCACCATCACCAGCCCCCGCCGTAGAAGGATCGTAATGACAACTGACCCGAGCTACGTGCGCCTTAGAACAAGCATCCTCAAACTCCGTCTCAGAAACCCTTTCTGCCGTCATCAAGCGCCTGAATTTGTCTAGTTCAGCCTAGACATGAATCAACTTCTCATACAAATCCTGTGGAACATCGGGATAAGTGGAAGCACAGGATGAAGATGGTTGAGCCAGTAGTTGCGCCTTTTCAGCCTCAAGAACGGTGATCTGAGTGCGACCGTCTTCGTATCATTCGCCCGCTCAGATCTAAGGACACGTATAAAATACTCTAATGTTGCCACCTTCGCCAAAGATGTCGTCCTGGCCTCCTCGGCCCTCTCCGACTCTGCCACTTTTTCAAACAACTATCGTTGGCTCTGACCGAACTCTGCTCAAGCTCGGCCCGCAGGGATGCTACCTGAGCTTGAAGGTCGACACACTCAGCCGCGACCCCCTACTCACCTTGAGCTCGTCCTCTTTGTCTGTATGCACTCCCTCGAGCTCGCTACATCCACCGATGACTCTCACAAGCTCATCGTCCTTCTACTTTAACTCGTCCCTGAGAGATTGGAATTTACCATTTGTGCCGAGTCGGCAGCACAACTCTCGATGCTTGGCACGATACTTTTTATACTTAGAGTCCATCTTTTTGAAAAGAGCCCTCTTTTTCTCTTCTCAGCGAGCGTACTCAATCTCCAAAATGAGGGTCTTATGAACATGCAGAAAGCATAAAGTAGTCGGCAAAAACGTACAATGAAAAGGAAAGAAGCAAATGGTACGAAAACTTGAAAAGTCAAAAACTTACCCTCAAAGCCATTCCAGATATGCCTAACGACAAATCGGCATCCTTAAACGTCTGTAAGGTCCTACTCTCGGTGCCAGTGCAAAGAGGAACCAAAGACGGAACGACTCTCTCTATGATCGTTAACAAGTTGCAGTTTAAGGGAATGATGATATTACGAGTAGATCCCTCCATTCTCACCTCTACCCGAGTAAACCCTTCATCGAACATCCATACCTCTTCGGGTCGATGTCAGAACCGGACTCG contains:
- the LOC104211366 gene encoding uncharacterized protein, with translation MAHQKNTLHAISSRGQWTIGVLQQVNIEHHEEEARDAKGLWLELLPKVLWAYRTMPKACTRETPYSLVYGTDAIILVEVGEPGLKYSHESGLTNDERMRQDLDVVKEQRDMSYIRMVAQKQQAERYYNKKAKIR